The Chloroflexus aggregans DSM 9485 genome segment TTACAGACCGCCCCGTTTGGCCACTTCGGTACCGACCCATTGCGTTGCGGTGGAGCCGACGCAGGGACTTGAACCCTGAACCGGCGGTTTACAAAACCGCTGCTCTGCCAATTGAGCTACGTCGGCACTTACCGACGGCGTTGAGCCATCGCTCAGCGCAGTGCATTCTAGCACAATCTGCCGTTTTATGCAAATGGTAACGTGCATTCAATCCGTTGACCGATTTGCCGTAAGGAACGTGCTACGCTATGATAGAAGCATCGCAACGATATTTGCTCACGTTTAACTATGCATCACGACCTGCGCTCGCGGGTTGTGATCGATGTGAAGCCTGCTTCAGTCGGATAGGAACGAACAATGCTGCAATGGTTGCAATGGTTATTTGGGCAATCAGACACAGCACCCGTGTTGTTGTTGCACGTTCGTTGTGCCCGATGCGGTGCAGTGGTGCAGACACGCATTCACCTCTACAACGATGTGTCGGTGGAGTATGACGAGCGTGAAGAGGTGAAGGGGTATTGGATTCGGAAGGAATTGATGGACGACCGCTGTTTTCGTCTGATGACGGCGGAGTTACGGTTTGATCGGCAACGGCGGCTGATCGGTCAGGAGATCAGCGGCGGCGAGATCATTACCGCCGCCGAGTATGAAGCTGCATGGGCCAACCGTGGTACAACTGTATAGAGCATTGTCCTGCTTATGCCGCAACAATGAGACCACCGTCGACCAACAGTTGCTGACCGGTGATATAGCCATTGCGTGGCGAGAGCAAGAAGGCAATGGCTTCGGCAATCTCCGCCGGCGTGCCATAGCGACGCAGCGGGATCCCTGTGGTCGTGCGTTGGGCAATATCGGCGGGCGAGACCCCCTCACGCGCGGCGTAGCTCTGGTTCCAATCCTGGATGCGTTCGGTGAGAATGTAGCCGGGTGCGACGGCGTTGACCAAAATCCCCTCTGGCCCCAACTCGAGCGCTGCCGTTTTGAGTGCGTTAACCAATGCAGCGCGTAAGGCATTCGAGAGGGCAATACCGGGATGCGGACTTTTGACGGTAAAGGAGGAGATCGCCACCACACGCCCACCACCGCTCTGGCGAAAGAGCGGCAAGGCGCAGCGCAGGAGGCGGAGCGGGGCGACCACCATGACATCAAACGAACGTCGCCACTCTTCATCATCGATCTCGGCCAAGGGTTTGACCGGCGGGCCGCCATAGTTGAGCAACAACGCATCGAGCCGACCAAATTGCTGCGCCGTTTCGATCAGACGGGTCGTTGTCATCTCTGCCGCCAGATCACCGGCCACCGCAACGATCTGAGCGGTAGGCACTTCAGATTGGAGCAGCGCTACAGCTCGCTCTGGAGTACGGCTATTGATGATGAGGGTATATCCCTCTTGTGCCATCCGACGCGCGACGGCAAACCCAATCCCTTGGGAGGCGCCGGTTAGGATTGCCACACTCATGCCGCCTCCTGCCGCTCCAAAAAGTCGGTCCGCACCGGATGGAAGAGATCAAAAAAAGAGCGAGTCTTCTTCCATTATTGCTTCGTGTTCGATACCACCGGGAATATGGACAATATCCATCGGCCCAAGTTCTTGCCATTCGTCACCAACACGAAAACGAACTCGTCCGCTGAGGACCAATGTCATTTGCTCGTGAGGATGGCTATGGGCAGGTGCCACCGCTCCCTTAGGTGCTTCGACACGAACCGCCATCAGTTCTTGGCCGGCAAATGGGCGGAGCGTCATCGCCCCAATCGCAAAGCTCTTAACGTCAGCAGTATGGGCCGTCTTCACACAATGCCTCCTTCTAAAAACTGCCGGACGAGTGTGTGAAACACAGACGCCTTCTCAATCTGCACCCAGTGGCTACACCGACCAATGAGATGCAAACTGGCATTCGGCAGATGCTCCATGAGATAGAGACTCGCCTGATACGGCACTATCTTATCAGCGTGGCCGTGTAAGATCAAGACGGGATGGGTGATCCGACGCAACGCTGAAGGTGGCACGACCAATTGATCAATAGCTTGTTGGCGTGGACGCGGCCACATTGCGGTAAAGCTGCGTTGCACGTCTGGCCGCAGGGCAGCCGCTAGACGCATATTGGCAATCTCGTCGAGACGATCGCGGATAAAATCTTCATCGTAAGCAAACCAACGAATAGCGTTCCGCATGGTAGCGAGTGTTGGATCTTCGTAGAATCCCCAGATGCGATCAAGTTCGGGGGAAAGCGAACACGGGCCGCCAACCGGCCCCATCAAGACCACACGTTGAAACCGATCAGGTGCTTCCATCAGGAGATGGAGAGCAATCGCGCCACCCAATGAATTCCCAACCAGATGTACAGAGGGATGGCAAGGGCATCGAGCAGGTGCAATAGTTGGTCGAGCCATAGCCGCAACCACGGACGAACGCCTTGCGGTGGTGGATTGGGGTGGCTACTGTCACCATAACCGATTAAATCGGGAGCGAGACACAGAAACTGCTGACCGAGTTCGGGGAGGGCCAACTGCCAGTTGGAGAAGCCGGTAGCGCCGGGACCTGAGCCGTGAATGAACAAAACTGCTTCACCGGCACCAAACCGGTAAAGCGAGGTCGTGTACTGACCGGTAGGGATGGTGATCTTTTCCATAGCATCTCCGAAGGTACAAAAGCGAACACCCAGCAACTTACTGCGCGATACATCACAACACCATCATAAAGAGTAGCTTCGATTCGGTAAACTGTGCTATTCGCCATAGTCGAATGGCAGTCAGGTTGCACCCCAGACCCAGCTAATGGTCTACCATCGTCTTACCACCGGTTACGTGCTATACTGGGCACAGGCCATCGTTGCCGCAGAACAACCGCGAGATCGGCTACACTATCAGTTGGCTAAGAGTTGCAATGTGGACGACCACCACCGGTGACGACCGGCGAAAACCCGTGTCGCCCCGCACGGTTGGGCGGGGCCTAACAGCGTGTTGAAGGAGTACAATCATGCGCTATGAAGATTCCAACTGGCGGTCTACCCAGCGGATTCGGCTGGACATCAATAACGTGTTTGGACCGAACGGCCTGACTTTGGCAGAAATTGAAGCAGAGGCAGCGCGAGCGGCAGAAGCCATTGCCGCCGTACAGAACCGGCGCACCGAGCTAGGTTGGCCGTTGTTGCCAGAACAAGATGTGACACCGTTTGAGCAGTTTGCCGCCGCGCACCGTGACCGGATTGACACCTTTGTGGTGCTGGGAATAGGTGGCTCGGCGCTGGGGAATATTGCCGTGCAGACGGCAATTAATGGACCGTTCTATAACCTCTTGCCGCGCGAACATCGGGGGTGGCCGCGTTTGTTAGTACTCGACAACTCTGATCCCGAATTGAATGCCGGTGCGCTCCGTACCCTCGATTTGAAGCGGACGATGTTCAACGTGATTAGCAAGAGCGGCACTACTGCCGAGACGATGGCGTCGTTCCTTTACTTCCGGCAGGCACTGGTTGAAGCGGTAGGTGAAGAGAGACTCGGCGATCACATTGTCCTGACGACCGATCCGAGTAGTGGCTTTTTGCGCCAGATCGGTCAGCGCGAGGGATGGACGATGTTTGACCTGCCGCCAAAGGTTGGCGGACGCTTCTCGGTACTAACGTCGGTAGGTTTGTTGTCGGCGGCAATGACGGGTGTCAATCTGCGCGAGCTACTGGCCGGAGCGGCCTACGGCGGCGAGCTGGCAGCCAATCCCGATCCGCTGCGGAATCCGGCAGCGCTAGGTGCGCTCGTCAATTATCTCTGCTTCCGCAAAGGCAAGCCGATTGTAGTGATGATGCCCTACGCCAACCGGCTGCGCGATGTCGCCGACTGGTTCGCCCAACTGTGGGCCGAGAGTTTGGGGAAAGCGATTGACCGACACGGTAAGCCGGCGCGGGTTGGGCAGACACCGGTAAAAGCGCTGGGGGCGACCGATCAACACTCGCAGGTACAGCTTTATATGGAAGGGCCGTATGACAAGCTGATCAACTTTATTGCGGTTGAGAAGTATGCTGAGGATGCCCCCATTCCAACCGCTTACGAGGATCTGGAGGGGGTAAGTTATCTGGGCGGTCATACGATGGCCGAGTTGATACAAGCCGAGCAGCAAGCGACGGCGATTGCGTTGAGTGAGGCGGGTCAGCCGAATATAACGCACATCTTTCCTGAGATTAATGCCTTTACGCTCGGCCAGTTCTTTATGTTGATGGAAATGCAGACGGCGATTGCCGGCGAGCTGTACGACATCAATGCCTTTGATCAACCCGGTGTCGAGGCAGGGAAGATCAATACGTATGCCCTGTTGGGACGGCGCGGATTTGAAGAGCGACGGGCTGCTATTGCAGCACGAGCGCAGGCATTGGATGCACGGTGGGTGGTGTAACCCTGTAGAGCCGCACGGCGTGCAGCTCCATCATCCAATCGCCGGAATGCACGATGGAGCGCTGCACGGTGGTGCAGTTGTGGTCGTTGGTA includes the following:
- a CDS encoding SDR family oxidoreductase, which encodes MSVAILTGASQGIGFAVARRMAQEGYTLIINSRTPERAVALLQSEVPTAQIVAVAGDLAAEMTTTRLIETAQQFGRLDALLLNYGGPPVKPLAEIDDEEWRRSFDVMVVAPLRLLRCALPLFRQSGGGRVVAISSFTVKSPHPGIALSNALRAALVNALKTAALELGPEGILVNAVAPGYILTERIQDWNQSYAAREGVSPADIAQRTTTGIPLRRYGTPAEIAEAIAFLLSPRNGYITGQQLLVDGGLIVAA
- a CDS encoding alpha/beta fold hydrolase, yielding MEKITIPTGQYTTSLYRFGAGEAVLFIHGSGPGATGFSNWQLALPELGQQFLCLAPDLIGYGDSSHPNPPPQGVRPWLRLWLDQLLHLLDALAIPLYIWLGIHWVARLLSIS
- a CDS encoding glucose-6-phosphate isomerase (catalyzes the formation of D-fructose 6-phosphate from D-glucose 6-phosphate): MRYEDSNWRSTQRIRLDINNVFGPNGLTLAEIEAEAARAAEAIAAVQNRRTELGWPLLPEQDVTPFEQFAAAHRDRIDTFVVLGIGGSALGNIAVQTAINGPFYNLLPREHRGWPRLLVLDNSDPELNAGALRTLDLKRTMFNVISKSGTTAETMASFLYFRQALVEAVGEERLGDHIVLTTDPSSGFLRQIGQREGWTMFDLPPKVGGRFSVLTSVGLLSAAMTGVNLRELLAGAAYGGELAANPDPLRNPAALGALVNYLCFRKGKPIVVMMPYANRLRDVADWFAQLWAESLGKAIDRHGKPARVGQTPVKALGATDQHSQVQLYMEGPYDKLINFIAVEKYAEDAPIPTAYEDLEGVSYLGGHTMAELIQAEQQATAIALSEAGQPNITHIFPEINAFTLGQFFMLMEMQTAIAGELYDINAFDQPGVEAGKINTYALLGRRGFEERRAAIAARAQALDARWVV
- a CDS encoding cupin domain-containing protein gives rise to the protein MKTAHTADVKSFAIGAMTLRPFAGQELMAVRVEAPKGAVAPAHSHPHEQMTLVLSGRVRFRVGDEWQELGPMDIVHIPGGIEHEAIMEEDSLFF
- a CDS encoding alpha/beta fold hydrolase is translated as MGGAIALHLLMEAPDRFQRVVLMGPVGGPCSLSPELDRIWGFYEDPTLATMRNAIRWFAYDEDFIRDRLDEIANMRLAAALRPDVQRSFTAMWPRPRQQAIDQLVVPPSALRRITHPVLILHGHADKIVPYQASLYLMEHLPNASLHLIGRCSHWVQIEKASVFHTLVRQFLEGGIV